Proteins encoded in a region of the Spirochaeta lutea genome:
- the trpB gene encoding tryptophan synthase subunit beta: MSDPDRIVQSFFGDFGGRYVAEVLRAPLDELEVEFITAMQDQEFLRLYRNLLRDFVGRPTPLLYAENTSREIGGADIYIKLEGLAATGAHKINNALGQGLLAKRMGKGRVIAETGAGQHGVATAAVCAKLGIPCRVYMGEVDVRRQRPNVFSMELYGAEVVPVKTGSKTLKDAVNEALRDWASSFQDTHYLLGSALGPSPFPDMVREFQSVIGRELIEQTQERGIVPDAMVACVGGGSNAIGFFAPLLERREIRMIGVEAGGRGSATGDHAVRMEGGGRLGIVQGYKSMFLLDSDGQVQDTHSVSAGLDYPGIGPQLAYLGASGRVEFTRASDQEALDALRVFARNEGVIFALESAHAGAQVLKTAKELGPGKTVIVNMSGRGDKDIFITAKELTPQTWKDFMQREVQEIEAKEKQS, translated from the coding sequence ATGTCAGATCCCGATAGGATAGTGCAGAGTTTTTTTGGTGATTTTGGGGGACGGTACGTAGCGGAGGTGCTGAGGGCACCCCTGGATGAGCTGGAAGTCGAGTTTATTACGGCTATGCAGGATCAGGAGTTTCTCCGCCTGTACCGCAATCTCTTACGGGACTTCGTTGGAAGACCCACCCCGCTGTTGTATGCAGAGAATACCAGCCGTGAGATCGGCGGCGCAGATATCTATATAAAACTTGAAGGCCTCGCGGCAACTGGGGCCCATAAGATCAATAACGCCCTGGGTCAGGGATTGTTGGCGAAGCGGATGGGCAAAGGCCGGGTTATAGCGGAAACCGGGGCGGGACAGCACGGGGTCGCAACTGCGGCGGTCTGTGCGAAGCTGGGAATACCCTGCCGGGTGTACATGGGAGAGGTGGATGTCCGACGTCAGCGGCCTAACGTGTTTTCCATGGAGCTTTACGGGGCGGAGGTTGTTCCGGTAAAGACAGGATCCAAAACCCTGAAAGATGCGGTTAACGAGGCTCTGCGGGACTGGGCTTCCAGTTTCCAGGACACCCACTACCTGCTCGGCTCTGCCCTGGGACCGAGCCCCTTTCCTGATATGGTTCGGGAGTTTCAATCAGTCATCGGGCGAGAGCTGATTGAGCAGACCCAGGAGCGGGGGATTGTCCCGGATGCCATGGTTGCCTGTGTGGGCGGTGGATCTAATGCCATCGGTTTTTTTGCCCCCCTTCTTGAGCGCCGGGAGATACGGATGATCGGGGTTGAGGCCGGAGGCCGCGGATCTGCTACGGGAGATCATGCTGTTCGAATGGAGGGCGGCGGCCGTCTCGGTATCGTTCAGGGGTACAAGAGCATGTTTTTATTGGATTCGGACGGCCAGGTACAGGATACCCATTCTGTGAGTGCAGGATTGGATTATCCGGGCATCGGGCCGCAGTTAGCCTACCTGGGAGCCAGCGGGAGAGTAGAGTTCACCCGGGCATCGGACCAGGAGGCCCTGGACGCCCTTCGGGTATTCGCCCGAAATGAAGGGGTAATTTTCGCCCTTGAATCTGCCCATGCCGGAGCCCAGGTCCTGAAAACCGCCAAGGAACTCGGGCCGGGGAAGACGGTAATCGTGAATATGTCCGGCAGGGGAGACAAGGATATTTTCATTACCGCTAAGGAGCTTACACCCCAGACCTGGAAGGATTTTATGCAGCGCGAGGTGCAGGAGATAGAAGCAAAGGAGAAACAATCATGA
- the trpA gene encoding tryptophan synthase subunit alpha gives MTHLMAHMIPYFPDYPTSLEAARALIDAGVSFLEIQFPFSDPTADGPTIEAACTTALAQGFSVDRGFEFVKALAGRGPEIVIMTYASLVISRGVDRFCRDAAAAGASGVIVPDLPVDSDEGLWNAAEKAGLTVIPVIVPTTSEERLQKIAGVNPRYIYCALRTGITGTRTELGAENLAFLDRAGRTGAKILAGFGIQSPEQVRTLKGHVHGAIVGSALVRVISQAASPEACYESLLGVAQELVRA, from the coding sequence ATGACCCACCTGATGGCCCATATGATACCCTACTTCCCGGATTATCCCACCAGCTTGGAGGCCGCCCGAGCCTTGATAGATGCCGGTGTGTCTTTCTTGGAGATTCAGTTTCCCTTTTCCGACCCGACGGCTGACGGTCCTACCATCGAGGCTGCCTGTACAACAGCCCTTGCTCAGGGGTTCTCGGTGGACCGGGGGTTTGAATTTGTTAAGGCCCTGGCGGGAAGGGGGCCGGAGATAGTTATAATGACCTACGCGAGTCTGGTAATATCCCGGGGGGTGGACCGGTTCTGTAGAGATGCAGCCGCCGCCGGTGCTTCCGGCGTAATAGTCCCCGACCTGCCTGTGGACAGTGATGAGGGTCTTTGGAACGCTGCGGAGAAAGCGGGCCTTACCGTCATCCCGGTGATTGTTCCCACGACCTCGGAGGAACGCTTACAAAAAATTGCCGGCGTTAATCCCCGGTACATTTATTGTGCTCTTCGTACGGGCATTACCGGAACGCGAACCGAGCTTGGGGCAGAGAACCTGGCCTTTCTGGATAGGGCGGGAAGGACCGGAGCTAAGATTCTGGCCGGCTTCGGCATCCAGAGCCCGGAGCAGGTGCGTACCCTAAAGGGGCATGTGCACGGAGCTATTGTCGGTTCCGCTCTGGTTCGGGTGATCAGCCAAGCAGCGAGTCCTGAGGCCTGTTATGAATCCCTGTTGGGTGTGGCCCAGGAGCTTGTACGGGCTTGA
- the trxA gene encoding thioredoxin, which yields MAQEVTLTVDNFEEEVLKSPVPVLVDFWAEWCMPCKMIAPALAEMAQELDGKLRIGKVNVDDHGELAQQYSVVSIPTLLVFKDGSMVKQHVGAAPKPTLQKIVEPFI from the coding sequence ATGGCACAGGAAGTAACCCTAACGGTGGATAATTTTGAGGAAGAGGTTTTGAAGTCACCTGTTCCTGTCTTAGTTGATTTTTGGGCAGAGTGGTGTATGCCCTGCAAGATGATTGCTCCTGCCCTGGCCGAGATGGCTCAGGAGCTTGACGGAAAACTGAGGATCGGAAAGGTAAACGTAGACGACCATGGGGAACTTGCCCAACAGTACAGCGTAGTCAGTATTCCAACCCTGTTAGTATTCAAGGACGGATCCATGGTTAAGCAGCATGTCGGAGCAGCACCGAAGCCGACCCTCCAAAAGATTGTGGAGCCCTTTATTTAG
- a CDS encoding vWA domain-containing protein, translating to MTAAWFTPGAWDKNLSRKAKFDDKPGMALDTYFWRIFDHSANRLNGRRASGPGQSLVRAVVFPLYLFLIVLVAPGFGQSSPDSPSLRIGPEDVRIEQSIEGGYYLYIQKTPGISSVLITESTEDPNKEVASYAYRNPEYHPENGDERRILDGEFLTTPGLYSLIDSTPVEDEQFGQAFRIFIPYIIVYGYPWTRNGEEQVLDGTYLSIRAFEKPYADYSGAFRDNPFRIRVAEQRPSEGPPEGNYMDDTVDRFTEVSQDTAGVTRYSLGEEDLVDTIREILEDQPSGPLELVFAIDTTQSMEDDMQAVRATLVSILAEQVERFDPLRIGFVLYRDYLEEYMVRLVRFRDGVDHVQATLDRIRTAGGRDIPEAVYEALHTAVTEFDWRTDNRRIVLIGDAPPHPRPRGRVTKELVVSEAESRGVVVDVIILPH from the coding sequence GTGACGGCAGCATGGTTTACCCCCGGAGCGTGGGATAAAAATCTAAGCAGGAAGGCGAAATTTGACGATAAGCCGGGTATGGCTTTGGATACCTATTTCTGGAGAATCTTTGATCATTCCGCGAATCGGCTGAATGGGCGGCGGGCAAGCGGCCCAGGGCAATCCTTGGTTCGTGCTGTAGTATTCCCCCTCTATCTGTTTCTTATCGTTCTGGTTGCTCCCGGATTTGGTCAGTCCAGCCCCGATTCCCCGTCCCTCAGAATAGGTCCGGAGGATGTCCGGATAGAACAGAGCATTGAGGGCGGCTACTACCTCTACATTCAGAAAACGCCTGGGATATCATCGGTACTGATTACCGAGTCCACCGAGGACCCGAACAAAGAGGTCGCCAGTTATGCATACCGGAATCCGGAATACCATCCCGAGAATGGAGACGAACGACGAATACTGGATGGCGAGTTTCTTACCACCCCGGGGCTGTACTCTCTCATTGATTCTACCCCGGTGGAGGATGAGCAGTTCGGCCAGGCCTTCCGGATCTTTATTCCCTATATAATCGTATACGGCTATCCCTGGACCAGAAATGGTGAGGAACAGGTCCTGGACGGCACCTACCTGAGTATCAGAGCCTTTGAAAAACCCTATGCCGATTATTCCGGAGCCTTCAGGGATAATCCCTTCCGTATCAGGGTGGCGGAGCAACGACCCTCCGAGGGACCCCCAGAGGGTAATTACATGGACGATACCGTTGACCGTTTCACTGAGGTGAGCCAGGATACTGCGGGTGTTACCCGGTACTCCCTGGGTGAAGAAGACCTGGTGGATACCATCCGGGAAATTCTGGAGGATCAACCCTCAGGGCCCCTGGAGCTTGTGTTCGCCATTGATACCACCCAGAGCATGGAAGATGATATGCAGGCCGTCCGGGCTACCCTGGTTTCCATCCTCGCTGAGCAGGTTGAACGCTTTGATCCCCTCCGGATCGGATTTGTCCTCTACCGTGACTACCTGGAGGAATACATGGTCCGGCTGGTACGCTTCCGTGATGGTGTAGACCACGTGCAAGCCACCCTCGATCGAATCCGAACCGCCGGCGGACGGGATATCCCCGAGGCTGTGTACGAGGCGCTTCACACCGCTGTAACGGAGTTTGACTGGCGAACGGATAACCGCCGGATCGTACTGATCGGCGATGCACCTCCCCATCCCCGACCCCGGGGAAGGGTGACCAAGGAACTGGTGGTTTCCGAGGCGGAGAGCCGCGGGGTAGTGGTGGATGTCATTATCCTGCCCCACTAA
- a CDS encoding outer membrane protein assembly factor BamD has protein sequence MKTTLPITPILFLLALGILVALSGCASVPDEVPENLTAPELFQAAQEYADQGNYKAAHVYVDAVFTRFSEDPEQRLTAEYHRAHYHAKEGKTDLALQEFQAIIDEYEDQPGQNEADADQSGEQGALPSWILVLAQAKFQELQQTDE, from the coding sequence ATGAAAACTACCCTACCCATTACACCAATCCTTTTTCTCCTGGCACTGGGAATTCTGGTGGCCCTCAGCGGCTGTGCTTCGGTTCCCGATGAGGTTCCTGAGAACCTCACCGCCCCGGAGCTCTTCCAAGCAGCCCAGGAATATGCGGACCAGGGCAACTATAAGGCAGCCCACGTCTATGTTGATGCGGTGTTTACCCGATTCTCAGAGGATCCCGAACAGCGTCTCACCGCGGAATACCACCGAGCCCATTACCATGCGAAAGAGGGAAAAACCGATCTTGCCCTCCAGGAATTCCAAGCCATTATTGATGAGTATGAAGATCAACCCGGACAGAATGAGGCTGACGCCGATCAATCCGGCGAACAAGGAGCCCTGCCGTCCTGGATATTGGTTCTCGCCCAGGCAAAATTTCAGGAACTGCAACAGACCGACGAGTAG
- a CDS encoding DUF554 domain-containing protein — protein sequence MIATVINAIAVILGGLVGLAGGKKLERNTPLQNTVFYGIGVITLIIGLMMALRTQRILYLTLSLVFGGIIGHLIGIEGAILRLGRSIEGLTRRRGSNPRKPGPVPGAPVQAEQTMEDSEARAARFALGFLEASVLFCVGSMTILGSIQAGIEGHYSILLTKSVMDGFMAVLLAAGLGAGVLYSSITILVYQGILTAIASWAGTGVPDLVLSEISGIGGAMIIMIGINLLQLKKVPTANYLPGLVLIVILSLLDPYLPGVFK from the coding sequence ATGATTGCAACCGTTATAAACGCTATCGCTGTAATTCTCGGAGGTCTTGTCGGATTAGCCGGTGGAAAGAAACTGGAGCGCAATACCCCATTGCAGAACACTGTGTTCTATGGAATCGGCGTCATTACCCTGATCATCGGGCTGATGATGGCCCTGCGTACCCAGCGTATACTCTATCTCACCCTATCGCTGGTATTCGGGGGCATAATCGGGCATCTGATAGGGATCGAAGGGGCCATACTTCGCCTGGGGCGCAGTATCGAAGGACTCACCCGGCGGAGGGGATCCAATCCACGGAAACCTGGCCCAGTACCCGGGGCCCCGGTCCAGGCTGAGCAAACCATGGAGGACTCCGAAGCCAGGGCTGCGCGGTTCGCTCTGGGCTTTCTGGAAGCCTCGGTGTTGTTCTGTGTGGGGTCCATGACCATTCTGGGATCCATTCAGGCGGGAATCGAAGGGCATTACAGCATTCTGTTAACCAAATCGGTTATGGACGGCTTTATGGCGGTACTATTGGCGGCGGGGCTCGGAGCCGGTGTGCTGTACTCCTCTATTACGATTTTGGTGTATCAGGGGATTCTAACGGCTATAGCATCCTGGGCGGGAACCGGGGTACCCGATCTGGTTCTTTCAGAGATAAGCGGTATCGGAGGAGCCATGATCATCATGATCGGTATTAACCTGCTGCAGCTTAAAAAGGTGCCCACAGCCAATTATTTACCCGGGCTGGTGCTCATAGTCATTCTGAGTCTATTGGACCCCTATCTGCCAGGGGTGTTCAAGTAG
- a CDS encoding homoserine dehydrogenase: MSQRVGVALVGCGTVGGSTAALLLDQEEKIHQRSGVHLELRYIVDKNFDVARSLELPETLFTEDLDTALSDPEVQIVIELVGGTGFALELSRRVLKAGKHLVTANKALLAHHGAELFPLAEQNGCSIGFEASCGGGIPLVRTLYDGLMANTIDAIYGIVNGTCNYILTEMIEKGQSYDDALAQAQADGLAEADPTLDVAGIDSAHKICIMASLAFGATVDLDRIPVAGINRLQAEDVAYGNEMGYVIKLIASAVQTNRGCFVRVEPAFISMDHPLAWVGGSFNAVSIYGHAVGHTMYYGRGAGGSPTASAVAGDCIAIAGGAYPIQFKQINIWQGKTKPATQLDPAEIHQRYYLRLMVQDKPGNLGRITTVLGSKGISLSSIMQHEIPESIQGDSNEPGSVPIVITTHRVKEADLHSAIREIENLAAVQPGSAVIPIIDEHPEFREF; this comes from the coding sequence ATGAGTCAACGGGTAGGTGTAGCATTGGTAGGCTGTGGCACCGTAGGCGGTTCGACAGCAGCCCTACTGCTCGACCAGGAAGAAAAGATTCACCAGAGAAGCGGCGTGCATCTGGAATTACGGTACATCGTCGATAAGAATTTTGATGTTGCCAGGAGTCTGGAACTACCCGAAACCCTGTTTACCGAGGATCTGGACACGGCACTAAGCGATCCGGAGGTACAGATTGTCATTGAGTTGGTAGGTGGAACCGGTTTTGCCCTGGAACTCAGCCGGCGCGTCTTGAAGGCGGGAAAACACCTGGTAACCGCCAACAAAGCCCTGTTGGCCCATCACGGGGCGGAACTCTTTCCCCTCGCGGAGCAGAACGGTTGCAGCATTGGGTTCGAAGCCAGCTGCGGCGGCGGAATCCCCCTGGTTAGGACCCTGTATGACGGTCTCATGGCCAATACCATCGATGCCATATACGGCATTGTAAACGGCACCTGTAACTACATCCTCACGGAAATGATTGAGAAGGGTCAAAGCTACGATGACGCCCTGGCCCAGGCCCAGGCTGACGGTCTTGCTGAAGCGGATCCTACCCTGGATGTAGCCGGAATCGACTCCGCTCACAAGATCTGCATCATGGCAAGCCTGGCCTTCGGCGCAACGGTAGATCTGGACCGGATTCCTGTGGCAGGAATCAACCGCCTCCAGGCGGAGGACGTTGCCTACGGTAATGAAATGGGATACGTCATCAAGCTGATAGCCTCGGCAGTTCAAACCAACCGGGGTTGTTTTGTCCGGGTCGAGCCGGCCTTCATTTCCATGGATCATCCCCTGGCGTGGGTCGGGGGCAGCTTTAACGCCGTCTCCATCTACGGACATGCCGTGGGGCATACCATGTACTACGGCCGGGGGGCGGGGGGATCGCCCACTGCCAGCGCGGTTGCGGGAGACTGCATCGCCATCGCCGGGGGCGCCTACCCCATCCAGTTCAAACAGATCAATATTTGGCAGGGCAAAACCAAACCGGCAACCCAGCTGGATCCCGCGGAAATCCATCAACGGTACTACCTCAGACTCATGGTACAGGACAAGCCCGGAAACCTGGGCCGAATAACCACGGTCCTGGGCAGCAAGGGCATAAGCCTTTCCTCCATCATGCAGCATGAAATTCCTGAATCGATTCAGGGGGATTCTAACGAGCCGGGATCTGTTCCCATTGTTATAACCACCCACCGGGTCAAAGAGGCAGATCTGCACTCCGCAATCCGGGAGATTGAGAACTTGGCGGCGGTTCAACCCGGTTCGGCGGTAATTCCCATAATTGACGAACATCCCGAGTTCCGGGAATTCTAG
- a CDS encoding FecR family protein, which yields MNNPTRYFFRIAVAALLLCSTGPLFALQDVIGEIVYFDGDVKVIRDTDTLTGQVDFGFPVENFDQIQVGPGGIAEVALYPETGLSSSITIQSDSTLYFDITSLRQDQQGTVELLTGAVNLKVNKMAANSRLQVRTSSAVMGVRGTTFDVVTAVNGDILLATQEGLVACETRGGEIFFSEPGRVVQAEQGVWSEVPVAVSSLEQFQRDWNAQRIQALEANAGRAIQNFAGIYLDLREDFINAYVSIMQNRSIIQKWIQEDRAGTLGSTMDQMREKRQVVGSLLAMRRVLAQWERVYYRVVELRDYLQGNGGVVIRRGMSATQFYRQVQEEQELLAGRMQEVRYILKLYAKRNEGRSPVDVFENDGVSSEDDFFDDPESFF from the coding sequence ATGAACAATCCAACACGCTATTTTTTCCGAATCGCCGTTGCGGCCCTGCTGCTATGCAGTACCGGACCGCTTTTTGCTCTCCAGGATGTCATCGGAGAAATTGTGTATTTCGACGGAGACGTGAAGGTTATCCGGGATACCGATACCCTGACCGGCCAGGTTGACTTTGGATTTCCGGTGGAAAACTTCGATCAGATCCAAGTTGGTCCCGGGGGGATTGCCGAGGTTGCCCTTTATCCTGAGACCGGCCTGAGTTCCTCCATAACAATTCAGTCCGATTCCACCCTGTATTTTGATATTACCAGTCTGCGCCAGGATCAGCAGGGCACGGTGGAACTGCTCACCGGAGCGGTAAACCTGAAGGTTAATAAAATGGCAGCCAACAGCCGACTCCAGGTACGTACAAGCTCCGCGGTTATGGGGGTTCGGGGTACGACCTTTGATGTAGTAACCGCGGTGAACGGCGATATCCTCCTAGCCACCCAAGAAGGCCTGGTTGCCTGCGAAACCCGGGGCGGGGAGATCTTTTTCTCCGAACCGGGTCGGGTCGTTCAAGCCGAGCAGGGTGTATGGTCCGAGGTTCCGGTGGCGGTTTCGAGCCTTGAGCAGTTTCAAAGGGATTGGAATGCCCAGCGCATCCAGGCACTGGAGGCAAATGCAGGGCGCGCCATCCAAAACTTCGCCGGGATCTACCTTGATCTCCGGGAAGATTTTATCAACGCCTACGTCTCAATTATGCAAAACCGCAGTATTATCCAGAAATGGATTCAAGAGGACCGGGCTGGAACCCTAGGGTCCACCATGGATCAGATGCGGGAGAAACGCCAGGTAGTAGGATCATTGTTGGCCATGCGGCGGGTATTGGCACAGTGGGAGCGGGTCTATTACCGGGTGGTGGAGCTCAGGGATTACCTTCAGGGCAATGGCGGGGTAGTAATCCGCCGGGGAATGTCCGCAACCCAATTTTACCGGCAAGTGCAGGAAGAACAGGAGCTACTGGCGGGACGGATGCAGGAGGTTCGGTACATTTTGAAGCTCTATGCAAAACGTAACGAGGGCCGGTCTCCTGTGGATGTCTTCGAGAACGACGGCGTCAGCAGTGAAGATGATTTTTTCGACGATCCGGAGTCCTTCTTTTAA
- a CDS encoding chemotaxis protein CheD produces the protein MHRAMNERFNLPWIILHPGDYYATDKNELISTVLGSCVALVLYDSVRAISGMNHFMLPAIRDTRHFYQEEAGRYGTYAMDLLINDMLKLGAKKQNLVAKVFGGGRVLSSLEKGSARLYSSRDGENRYTDLDSFDFEKSGKSVAESNIQFALEYIATEKIPLQAHDLGGSTGRKLFLFSQNGTVLQKRLTGSSLIQNVAIEEGQYLKTISKKLTTPDQGSITLFTKE, from the coding sequence GTGCATAGAGCCATGAATGAGCGGTTCAATCTGCCATGGATAATTCTTCACCCCGGAGATTACTATGCCACCGATAAGAACGAGCTCATCTCAACCGTTTTGGGCAGCTGTGTTGCCCTGGTACTCTACGATTCGGTACGTGCTATCAGCGGCATGAACCATTTCATGCTTCCCGCCATCCGCGACACCCGGCATTTTTACCAGGAAGAAGCCGGACGCTACGGGACCTATGCTATGGACCTGCTAATAAATGACATGCTCAAATTGGGTGCCAAGAAACAGAACCTGGTTGCAAAGGTGTTCGGCGGAGGACGGGTGCTGTCAAGCCTGGAGAAGGGGTCAGCCAGGCTCTATTCCAGCCGGGACGGGGAGAACCGGTATACCGATCTGGATAGTTTCGATTTTGAAAAAAGTGGAAAGTCCGTCGCGGAGTCCAATATTCAATTTGCCCTGGAGTACATCGCGACCGAAAAAATACCCCTCCAGGCCCACGATCTTGGCGGGTCCACCGGCAGAAAGCTGTTTCTGTTCAGTCAGAACGGTACGGTACTGCAGAAGCGGTTGACCGGTTCCAGTCTGATTCAGAACGTTGCCATCGAAGAAGGGCAGTACCTTAAAACCATCAGCAAAAAGCTTACGACTCCCGATCAGGGTTCTATTACCCTGTTCACCAAGGAATAA
- a CDS encoding CheR family methyltransferase, with protein sequence MTHDLNSQIHKSFQSVEITDKEFEQFTRLIYQLTGIHMTEKKRQLVVSRLGKRLKFYGMSSFSQYYDLLTSETGQLAEIPEFINQITTNKTDFFREAHHFEFIRSTMIPDLVSRGVTNIRFWSAGCSTGEEPYTLAITLSQVLEELKASSRVDLKILATDLDTNVLRHTLGGVYQESKLGPISQDLRKKFFAKTPEGSYAVNARLRQILTVRRLNLIAPFPFKKGFNGIFCRNVLIYFQQDDRKQIVARMREHLRPGGILFLGHSESLLADTRGFKNLGNTIYQRVD encoded by the coding sequence ATGACACATGACCTGAACAGCCAGATTCATAAGAGTTTTCAGAGCGTTGAAATCACCGACAAGGAATTTGAGCAGTTCACCCGTCTCATTTACCAGCTGACGGGGATTCACATGACGGAGAAAAAGCGCCAGCTGGTGGTATCCCGCCTGGGTAAACGCCTGAAGTTCTACGGTATGTCCAGCTTTTCCCAGTACTACGATCTGTTAACCTCGGAAACCGGACAGCTCGCAGAGATTCCGGAGTTCATCAATCAAATCACCACCAATAAAACCGATTTTTTCCGTGAGGCACACCATTTTGAATTCATCCGGAGCACCATGATTCCCGACCTGGTTTCCCGGGGGGTTACGAACATCCGATTCTGGAGTGCGGGCTGCTCCACCGGTGAGGAACCCTACACCCTGGCCATCACCCTGAGCCAGGTCCTGGAAGAGCTGAAAGCCTCCTCCCGGGTCGATCTCAAGATTTTAGCCACGGACCTGGACACCAACGTACTCCGCCATACCCTGGGGGGGGTCTATCAAGAATCGAAGCTCGGCCCCATCAGTCAGGATCTCCGTAAAAAATTCTTTGCCAAGACACCGGAGGGTTCATACGCCGTTAACGCCAGGCTCCGCCAGATTCTCACCGTACGCCGCCTGAACCTCATTGCGCCCTTTCCCTTTAAGAAGGGATTCAACGGCATTTTTTGTCGTAATGTTTTAATCTATTTTCAACAGGATGATCGGAAACAGATTGTGGCCCGGATGAGGGAGCATCTGCGTCCCGGGGGGATTCTGTTCCTCGGCCACTCCGAGTCCCTCCTAGCTGATACCCGGGGTTTCAAGAACCTCGGTAATACCATCTACCAGCGGGTAGACTAG
- a CDS encoding methyl-accepting chemotaxis protein, which yields MELQNLQLRNSLISSLNSIITKTEEIYLGFAKEYPKLLKETTTSLSRAQAVCREFAMASGSNDRLGLAAAVNKTQELIRATISTMNSMEEDDDSLFSRLEEGIQSISTLGARIEHIKEDSIEMEIISLNAMTVALKAGSSGRAFSYITEELKRLSTKIISLTDGVTQSGEQVLTNFNNLRGQMNEVSTFQARLFDRIEEECSKTFTDFLNQLQNITTGLSDLVEQARSINVPLTKIMEETQHQDLIRQSIEHVIISLDELKSISAEDSPEQILDELTFLQTMPRLCIAVLNEVSDQISTSKKRFMHQLANAKDTVTRITQTRRSVLEEGLYGNGRDLPGLERNFEALRSGIAEMMSNLHEVLKKKLKLGDFSLELLREIQALNASFKYFTSLITRFQTIDIASRIEVAKNEVLSQMTSTVQEMTDLTRRIGTDVDESYSATNEFLLSSEDTIHTFRDQFQQEGDEVRRKEQLLSLQLTQVETQKASLTESLKTFSVFTDNFHSLFSRTEASIDQLDTLLDEISSISSNLESIEQEALTARRQLMEEQEIHEWGLHNEKLKRIIQRFTIFSHKKAAGDLGGFEVGEATASGDVTLF from the coding sequence ATGGAACTACAAAATCTCCAACTACGAAACAGCCTGATTTCCAGTTTAAACAGTATTATCACAAAAACCGAGGAGATTTACCTGGGCTTCGCCAAGGAGTACCCGAAGCTGTTAAAGGAAACCACCACCAGCCTCAGCCGTGCCCAGGCGGTGTGCCGGGAGTTCGCCATGGCCTCAGGCAGCAATGACCGCCTTGGGCTCGCTGCAGCGGTGAATAAAACCCAGGAACTGATTCGCGCAACCATTAGCACCATGAACTCCATGGAAGAGGACGATGACTCCCTTTTTAGCAGGCTGGAGGAGGGCATACAGAGCATTTCAACCCTGGGAGCCAGAATTGAACATATCAAGGAAGATTCCATTGAAATGGAAATCATTTCTCTCAACGCCATGACCGTAGCGCTGAAGGCAGGCAGTTCCGGCAGGGCGTTTTCCTACATTACGGAAGAACTGAAGCGGCTTTCTACCAAGATCATCTCCTTGACCGATGGAGTTACCCAGAGCGGAGAACAGGTTCTTACCAACTTTAACAACCTCCGGGGGCAGATGAACGAGGTCAGCACCTTCCAGGCGCGGCTCTTTGACCGGATCGAGGAAGAATGCTCCAAAACCTTTACCGATTTTTTGAACCAGCTCCAGAATATCACCACCGGTCTCTCAGATCTGGTGGAACAGGCCCGCAGCATCAATGTCCCCCTTACCAAGATTATGGAAGAAACCCAGCACCAGGATCTCATACGCCAATCAATTGAGCACGTCATCATATCCCTGGATGAGTTAAAAAGTATTTCAGCCGAGGACAGTCCTGAACAGATCCTGGACGAGCTCACATTCCTGCAAACCATGCCCCGGCTTTGCATTGCAGTACTGAATGAGGTATCCGATCAGATTTCCACAAGTAAAAAACGGTTTATGCATCAGCTGGCTAACGCCAAGGACACTGTAACCAGGATCACCCAAACCCGTAGATCAGTCCTGGAGGAGGGTTTGTATGGAAACGGCAGGGATCTTCCCGGGTTAGAACGGAATTTTGAGGCACTTCGCTCGGGAATTGCCGAAATGATGTCGAATCTCCATGAGGTCCTGAAGAAGAAGCTTAAACTTGGAGACTTCAGCTTAGAACTTCTCCGGGAGATTCAGGCCCTGAATGCCAGTTTTAAGTACTTTACCAGTCTTATCACCCGCTTTCAGACCATCGACATTGCCTCCCGGATTGAGGTCGCAAAAAACGAGGTGTTATCCCAGATGACCTCGACGGTCCAGGAGATGACAGACCTTACCCGCAGGATCGGCACGGACGTTGACGAGTCATACAGCGCCACCAACGAGTTTTTACTCAGCTCCGAGGACACCATCCACACCTTTCGTGATCAGTTCCAACAGGAAGGAGACGAGGTACGCAGGAAAGAGCAGCTTCTGTCCCTCCAGCTCACTCAGGTAGAGACCCAAAAAGCCAGTCTCACCGAGTCCCTAAAAACCTTCTCAGTATTCACTGACAATTTTCATTCCCTCTTCTCCCGAACCGAGGCATCCATTGATCAACTCGATACCCTCCTGGATGAAATCTCCTCCATCTCTTCAAACCTGGAGAGCATCGAACAAGAGGCACTCACGGCCCGCCGGCAGCTCATGGAGGAGCAGGAGATCCATGAATGGGGTTTACACAACGAAAAACTCAAGCGTATTATTCAGCGGTTTACCATCTTCTCCCACAAGAAGGCTGCGGGTGATCTGGGGGGATTTGAGGTCGGAGAGGCCACAGCCAGCGGAGATGTCACCCTCTTCTAG